The proteins below are encoded in one region of Chaetodon trifascialis isolate fChaTrf1 chromosome 11, fChaTrf1.hap1, whole genome shotgun sequence:
- the LOC139339060 gene encoding uridylate-specific endoribonuclease C-like, protein MARSQQASQELTEVLNQLWGLDTNRFRPGTDYTISLQGRAGYVAQGSNYARDRAKAPLFSYVNEDKLKSIETYAHFINLLDNYETSTGVSETVTSEELQENKLFIDAIMETDVMKCAHQYLVRKGQSPSDRAQFKRQLYDIWFRLYHRDRSGGEDSCGFEHVFVGETKYGKEIMGLHNWVQFYLQEKHDHVDYKGYKARDNKDTPDEDDHVLNLQFSWKGLVKPVGGSFIGVSPEFEVALFTIIFLMSTEKMTSVVVKVDEYMLELVVYRHGRSIGTSFPKLLSSNNRDL, encoded by the exons ATGGCAAGGAG tcagcaggccagccagGAGCTCACCGAGGTGCTGAACCAGCTCTGGGGTCTGGACACCAACCGTTTCCGGCCGGGGACCGACTACACCATTTCCCTCCAG GGGAGGGCAGGTTATGTGGCTCAGGGCAGTAACTATGCCAGAGACAGAGCCAAGGCTCCGCTCTTCAGCTACGTCAACGAAGACAAACTCAAGAGCATCGAGACATATGCAC atTTCATCAACTTGCTGGACAACTATGAGACGTCCACGGGGGTGTCGGAGACGGTAACGTCAGAGGAGCTTCAGGAGAACAAGCTCTTCATCGACGCCATTATGGAGACCGATGTGATGAAG TGTGCTCACCAGTACCTGGTCAGGAAGGGGCAGTCGCCATCAGACCGTGCACAGTTCAAGAGACAGCTGTACGACATCTGGTTCCGCCTCTACCACAGGGACAGGAGTGGAGG TGAGGATTCCTGCGGTTTCGAACATGTGTTTGTGGGAGAAACCAAGTACGGCAAGGAGATCATGGGTCTTCACAACTGGGTGCAGTTCtacctgcaggagaaacacGACCATGTTGACTACAAAGGCTACAAAGCAAGAGACAACAAAGATACA CCTGATGAAGATGACCATGTCCTGAACCTGCAGTTCAGCTGGAAAGGCTTGGTAAAGCCTGTTGGTGGCTCCTTCATCGGCGTCAGTCCAGAGTTTGAGGTCGCTCTCTTCACCATCATCTTCCTCATGTCGACGGAGAAGATGACGTCTGTGGTGGTGAAGGTGGATGAGTACATGCTGGAGCTGGTCGTCTATCGGCACGGGCGATCCATCGGCACGTCCTTCCCTAAActgctcagcagcaacaacagggATCTGTGA
- the pak1ip1 gene encoding p21-activated protein kinase-interacting protein 1-like isoform X2: MAAVLELIAGSYEQITFGYRVETDEKEWTAKAHFTHHAHTASISAVAASERFVVTGSKDETIQLYDMKKRTEHGALLHHDGTITCLEFYGSSHLLSGGDDGLVCVWSTKKWECLKSIKAHKGPVASLSVHPSGKLALTVGTDKTLRTWNLINGRSAFIKNIKQNAHIVRWSPDGDKYVVVVNDKVDIYDLETASVTGTITNPKRISSIKFLDNSILVVAGDDETVRFCDLEKKKWVSEFKAHETRVKAVDSFVMEDYCVLVTASNDGFIKMWKLHLKEELESPTLLGEVNTSARLTCLAVWKPSSMTSSSSTEKPAAKATTSEELAQELSKTKRVRISTEEIIVEDESKPKKKKKKKKDGGK; this comes from the exons ATGGCAGCTGTACTGGAGCTGATTGCAGGGAGCTACGAGCAAATCACCTTTGGTTACCGAGTGGAGACTGATGAGAAA GAGTGGACAGCCAAGGCACACTTCACACATCACGCCCACACAGCATCCATATCAGCCGTGGCAGCCAGCGAGAGGTTTGTTGTCACAGGAAGCAAAGATGAGACCATACAGCTGTACGACATGAAGAAGAGAACTGAACACGGGGCTTTGCTGCATCACGACG GAACAATCACCTGCCTGGAGTTTTACGGGTCGTCTCACTTACTGAGCGGAGGAGACGATGGACTCGTATGCGTGTGGAGCACGAAGAAGTGGGAGTGTCTGAAATCCATCAAAGCTCACAA AGGTCCTGTCGCATCGCTGTCCGTCCACCCATCGGGAAAACTTGCGCTTACAGTGGGGACAGATAAGACTCTCAG AACATGGAATCTAATTAACGGAAGATCAGCCTtcatcaaaaacataaaacaga ATGCACACATTGTCAGGTGGTCTCCAGATGGGGATAAATATGTGGTTGTGGTGAATGACAAAGTGGACATCTACGACCTGGAGACAGCATCTGTGACAGGAACCATCACAAACCCCAAAAGGATCTCCTCTATTAAGTTCTTAGAT AACTCCATCCTGGTTGTGGCAGGAGACGATGAAACGGTGAGGTTTTGTGACctggaaaagaagaaatgggtgTCTGAGTTTAAGGCTCATGAAACCAG AGTGAAAGCGGTTGACAGTTTTGTTATGGAGGATTACTGCGTGTTGGTGACGGCTTCAAATGACGGATTCATCAAGATGTGGAAGCTCCATCTAAAAGAG GAGCTGGAGTCTCCCACTCTCCTTGGGGAAGTGAACACATCGGCCAGACTGACGTGCCTCGCTGTGTGGAAACCTTCATCAATGACTTCATCATCCTCCACTGAGAAACCAGCAGCTAAAGCGACAACGTCTGAAG AACTCGCTCAGGAGCTTTCAAAGACGAAGAGAGTCCGAATTTCAACAGAAGAAATCATTGTAGAAGATGAGAGCAAAcccaaaaagaagaagaagaagaagaaggatggtggaaaataa
- the pak1ip1 gene encoding p21-activated protein kinase-interacting protein 1-like isoform X1, translating to MAAVLELIAGSYEQITFGYRVETDEKQEWTAKAHFTHHAHTASISAVAASERFVVTGSKDETIQLYDMKKRTEHGALLHHDGTITCLEFYGSSHLLSGGDDGLVCVWSTKKWECLKSIKAHKGPVASLSVHPSGKLALTVGTDKTLRTWNLINGRSAFIKNIKQNAHIVRWSPDGDKYVVVVNDKVDIYDLETASVTGTITNPKRISSIKFLDNSILVVAGDDETVRFCDLEKKKWVSEFKAHETRVKAVDSFVMEDYCVLVTASNDGFIKMWKLHLKEELESPTLLGEVNTSARLTCLAVWKPSSMTSSSSTEKPAAKATTSEELAQELSKTKRVRISTEEIIVEDESKPKKKKKKKKDGGK from the exons ATGGCAGCTGTACTGGAGCTGATTGCAGGGAGCTACGAGCAAATCACCTTTGGTTACCGAGTGGAGACTGATGAGAAA CAGGAGTGGACAGCCAAGGCACACTTCACACATCACGCCCACACAGCATCCATATCAGCCGTGGCAGCCAGCGAGAGGTTTGTTGTCACAGGAAGCAAAGATGAGACCATACAGCTGTACGACATGAAGAAGAGAACTGAACACGGGGCTTTGCTGCATCACGACG GAACAATCACCTGCCTGGAGTTTTACGGGTCGTCTCACTTACTGAGCGGAGGAGACGATGGACTCGTATGCGTGTGGAGCACGAAGAAGTGGGAGTGTCTGAAATCCATCAAAGCTCACAA AGGTCCTGTCGCATCGCTGTCCGTCCACCCATCGGGAAAACTTGCGCTTACAGTGGGGACAGATAAGACTCTCAG AACATGGAATCTAATTAACGGAAGATCAGCCTtcatcaaaaacataaaacaga ATGCACACATTGTCAGGTGGTCTCCAGATGGGGATAAATATGTGGTTGTGGTGAATGACAAAGTGGACATCTACGACCTGGAGACAGCATCTGTGACAGGAACCATCACAAACCCCAAAAGGATCTCCTCTATTAAGTTCTTAGAT AACTCCATCCTGGTTGTGGCAGGAGACGATGAAACGGTGAGGTTTTGTGACctggaaaagaagaaatgggtgTCTGAGTTTAAGGCTCATGAAACCAG AGTGAAAGCGGTTGACAGTTTTGTTATGGAGGATTACTGCGTGTTGGTGACGGCTTCAAATGACGGATTCATCAAGATGTGGAAGCTCCATCTAAAAGAG GAGCTGGAGTCTCCCACTCTCCTTGGGGAAGTGAACACATCGGCCAGACTGACGTGCCTCGCTGTGTGGAAACCTTCATCAATGACTTCATCATCCTCCACTGAGAAACCAGCAGCTAAAGCGACAACGTCTGAAG AACTCGCTCAGGAGCTTTCAAAGACGAAGAGAGTCCGAATTTCAACAGAAGAAATCATTGTAGAAGATGAGAGCAAAcccaaaaagaagaagaagaagaagaaggatggtggaaaataa
- the LOC139339127 gene encoding transmembrane protein 14C-like: MAVDWFGFTYAALVSAGGVTGYLKAGSVTSLAAGLLFGLLAAVGAYQASQNPRNVWLSLGTSGTLAVVMGLRFLNSWKFMPAGLMTVASGLLLMKIIVGMLKRPHKS; encoded by the exons ATGGCTGTGGACTGGTTTGGGTTCACCTATGCTGCTCTGGTGTCAGCAGGAGGAGTCACAGGTTACCTGAAAGCAG gcAGCGTCACCTCTCTGGCTGCAGGCCTCCTGTTCGGCCTGCTGGCTGCAGTCGGTGCTTATCAGGCATCTCAAAATCCCAGGAATGTCTGGCTTTCTCTGG GCACCTCAGGAACTCTGGCTGTGGTGATGGGCCTGAGGTTTCTCAACTCCTGGAAGTTCATGCCTGCTGGTTTAATGACTGTAGCGAG tggactgctgctgatgaagatcatcgTAGGAATGTTAAAGAGACCACATAAATCttga
- the LOC139339128 gene encoding serine/threonine-protein kinase MAK-like: protein MSPVVNIQPSPPSCREKDCSVKERGGSLWRMNRYTTLKQLGDGTYGSVLLAKSNETGELVAIKRMKRKFYSWEECLNLREVKSLKKLNHANVVKLREVIRENDYLYFVFEYMKENLYQLMKEREDKMFSENEIRNILFQILSALAFVHKHGYFHRDMKPENLLCMGPELVKIADFGLAREIRSQPPYTDYVSTRWYRAPEVLLKSSSYSSPIDIWAVGCIMAELYTLRPLFPGNSEVDEIFKICQVLGTLKKADWPEGYTMATSMNFRFPKCVPTNLKSLIPNASNEAIALMKDMLLWDPEKRPSAAQALRYPYFHVGHTLGAPLKHSEQHKAQAKASEAAAETKPLSLCKTDLESSQPSRTQAELQPCSQSLLQPLQQISLPQENMEPSTKQAACFTTPPEAQQEPLSLVKNRRPTSRQAHARAAPTGAENNITGMRTGRRRWGQTSFKSVDSWEDREDADAGVSISKKPTISSLKDCAQDGPSCRFPESKNSTAAKLSSVSGLSRADSSALSARQHYLRQSRYLPGVNPKSNSSSVGSQVVGRNLWGSSGLTRGQGLGSPLRKDISLGKLTDKQPPKEKTLEDLDLNKDSFMSSSNPTKTHMSPFQRTETGAARQRITLAPIGGASAIDLSSAADLRVESKIKTSKSKTSTNKLTNEEHEGWRWRSLNPQIPASSLTAKTTFPKSTNIQPVHGRVDWTAKYGGHQ from the exons ATGTCTCCCGTG GTAAACATCCAGCCTTCACCACcaagctgcagagagaaag ACTGCTCGGTGAAGGAGAGGGGGGGCTCTTTGTGGAGGATGAACCGCTACACCACACTGAAGCAGCTGGGGGATGGCACATATGGCAGCGTGCTCCTGGCCAAGAGCAATGAGACTGGGGAGCTGGTGGCCATAAAGAG AATGAAGAGGAAGTTTTATTCCTGGGAAGAGTGCTTGAATCTGAGAGAGGTGAAG TCACTGAAGAAGCTGAACCACGCCAATGTGGTGAAGCTGAGGGAAGTGATCCGAGAAAATGACTACCTCTACTTTGTGTTTGAGTACATGAAAGAAAACCTCTACCAGCTCATGAAAGAAAG GGAAGATAAgatgttttctgaaaatgagaTAAGGAACATTCTGTTCCAAATATTGTCTGCCTTAGCATTTGTGCATAAGCATG GGTACTTCCATCGTGATATGAAGCCAGAGAACTTGCTCTGCATGGGCCCAGAGCTGGTGAAGATCGCCGACTTTGGACTCGCAAGAGAAATCCGCTCGCAGCCACCTTACACTGATTACGTGTCCACAAGATG GTACCGAGCCCCAGAGGTTCTGCTGAAGTCGAGCTCCTACAGCTCGCCCATCGACATCTGGGCGGTGGGATGCATCATGGCGGAGCTCTACACACTCAGACCCCTGTTCCCTGGCAACAGCGAGGTGGACGAGATCTTCAAGATCTGCCAGGTGCTGGGAACGCTGAAGAAG GCGGACTGGCCCGAGGGCTACACTATGGCCACCTCCATGAACTTCCGCTTCCCGAAGTGTGTCCCCACCAACCTCAAATCCCTGATCCCCAACGCCAGCAACGAGGCCATCGCACTGATGAAAGACATGCTGCTGTGGGACCCGGAGAAACGGCCGAGTGCTGCTCAG GCTCTGAGGTATCCATACTTCCATGTCGGCCATACGCTCGGTGCTCCCCTCAAGCACTCGGAGCAGCACAAGGCTCAGGCAAAGGCGTCCGAGGCGGCTGCAGAGACAAAGCCTCTGTCCCTTTGTAAGACGGACCTAGAGTCCAGCCAGCCCAGTCGGACTCAGGCggagctgcagccctgcagccaGTCTCTCCTCCAGCCCCTTCAGCAGATCTCCCTCCCTCAGGAAAACATGGAGCCGAGCACAAAACAAGCAGCGTGTTTCACCACGCCGCCAGAGGCGCAGCAGGAACCTCTGAGCCTGGTGAAAAACAGACGACCGACGAGCCGGCAGGCT CATGCAAGAGCAGCGCCCACAGGAGCAGAGAACAACATCACTGGAATGAGGACAGGACGTCGGCGATGGGGCCAGACGTCTTTCAAGTCCGTCGACAGCtgggaggacagggaggatgCAGACGCTGGAGTGTCCATCTCCAAAAAACCCACAATCAGCTCTCTGAAGGACTGCGCACAGGACGGGCCCAGCTGTCG ATTTCCGGAGTCAAagaacagcacagcagcaaagCTGTCGAGCGTCAGCGGGCTGAGCAGAGCTGACTCCAGCGCTCTGTCTGCCAGGCAGCACTACCTCCGCCAGTCCAGATATCTGCCAG GCGTGAATCCAAAAAGCAACTCTTCTTCAGTGGGAAGCCAGGTGGTCGGCAGAAACCTGTGGGGCAGCTCGGGTTTAACCAGAGGACAGGGGCTGGGGTCCCCTCTCCGCAAAg acattAGTCTTGGCAAACTAACAGATAAGCAGCCTCCGAAAGAAAAGACCCTGGAGGATCTCGATCTGAACAAAG ACTCCTTCATGAGCAGCTCCAAcccaacaaagacacacatgtcGCCTTTTCAGAGGACTGAAACTGGAGCAGCGAGACAGAGGATCACACTGGCCCCGATAGGAGGCGCCTCTGCCA TTgatctgtcctctgctgctgatctcAGAGTCGAGTCTAAAATCAAAACGTCCAAGAGCAAGACCTCCACGAACAAACTTACGAATGAAG agcacgaagggtggaggtggaggtctCTGAATCCTCAGATCCCTGCATCCAGCCTTACAGCCAAGACCACCTTCCCAAAGAGCACAAACATCCAGCCTGTGCACGGACGGGTGGACTGGACCGCCAAATATGGAGGCCACCAGTAG